The following coding sequences lie in one Mycobacterium gordonae genomic window:
- a CDS encoding nitroreductase family deazaflavin-dependent oxidoreductase: MRMPRAVAKFNSRLTNPAARSITPWLPGLGTLEHVGRKSGRRYRTPLLVFPTRDGFVVLIGYGLKSDWLKNVLAGRRAVLHKRGKSMALTDPRVLTKAEAATLVSGPSGVFYGLFPYNEAALVLTKADAMQ, translated from the coding sequence ATGCGGATGCCAAGAGCGGTCGCAAAATTCAATAGTCGACTGACCAATCCAGCGGCCCGGTCGATCACGCCGTGGCTTCCGGGCCTGGGGACACTCGAACACGTCGGACGCAAATCAGGCAGGCGTTATCGGACGCCGTTGTTGGTATTTCCCACCCGGGACGGCTTCGTCGTTCTCATCGGTTACGGGCTGAAGTCGGACTGGTTGAAGAACGTGTTGGCCGGTAGGCGGGCGGTGCTGCACAAGCGCGGCAAGAGTATGGCGCTGACCGATCCGCGCGTCCTGACGAAGGCCGAGGCCGCAACGCTCGTCTCAGGGCCCTCGGGTGTGTTCTACGGGTTGTTTCCCTACAACGAGGCGGCGCTGGTGTTGACCAAAGCTGATGCTATGCAGTGA